In Mytilus edulis chromosome 7, xbMytEdul2.2, whole genome shotgun sequence, a single genomic region encodes these proteins:
- the LOC139529693 gene encoding uncharacterized protein, producing MKYCNMSTYVFCVLFAIIFTVMGQTENSDFQTPRKSSTVCCVCGEKPREKRNVAGKNRSGKNVSELLLKYGELNVLEGVMCRMCYEKLLKIDQLIIDFRHKCKTSKHGIKRCLNTSPLKDVTNNISFLSPMMSDSGIFMSPILMNNSISTSIPILPMTPVPSPSIDSVVKSECFAKPKQVKRSLLNDSGFTDNSTEHSYSKPLKNDVKAQKTSTPLVKQSVKTCPKAKPVLSQSEKNNILHLLNSGGYVSHIADVLLKNQHFVDYSIQHHAKESSDTLKSMNNHKHGFISQLMKKSYSDMSAFSWDNICEEFKDKLPVLSKMIELTLNIHQKKVVPRMGMVYAILAQTHHQKLSLVQRMTSLCLLDNIADQKIYDRLHPLGLCMSYEQSHNLLQEIGQTYTNQMSAAMKEGKRLCLVGDNVNYAVGIREQRKENCGKTKLLHHAFASVALLNDSKFDHLSKIKPQRPWTDLKLDDFIVNEEEYKNIRLDYTKHIVKAAIKHVPFFKILDDVFDESSKINEEQYRKTLVIPLETVLKNEQYYADVVDIMEQHENIIEKTFQDAGVTLTDKTKIHTGGDQLTRERYSGAKVLRAAEANVKHRFGHLGPITFEMFHLVMNFLQVFFDLLYKDKSAGDIGTLKCEINRIMRTQVNSDVKNAYDADKDFALSFIEAYIVELVTEFFGLDDHLSQPTKNIPPEFTTKEEKKQWTVDTFGKMVDEFVWPKHKPKNPVVDKSVVVDGQFMNLKVRLANGKEVQISPRLPEKNKETPPETDKVMNYGQMVLELGLLFKELLDVCKSPDQKKLLRLLKHSMTVFKAKSNNSKYAFEIHRFLIQQISTLSEKEAAEVVQGMFVNTTGKPDGHIPADLQMEYVVKTIKKHIKHMYSNKSEQNIANHTKALSGVRDIAEHFDSISGVIVRSKKHKHKDAAGDELMMIGDLRKLRPFKFEAGRYHSAFPDINKSAVDNLPRTDYHTWITTRIVTNANDLGD from the exons ATGAAGTACTGTAATATGTCAACATatgttttttgtgtattattcGCGATCATCTTTACAGTCATGGGTCAGACGGAGAACTCGGACTTTCAAACACCAAGAAAATCGTCCACAGTGTGTTGTGTTTGTGGAGAAAAGCCAAGAGAAAAAAGAAATGTCGCCGGGAAAAATCGATCTGGTAAAAACGTTTCAGAACTTTTGTTAAAATATGGTGAGCTGAATGTATTAGAAGGGGTAATGTGTAGAATGTGCTATGAGAAACTTTTGAAAATAGACCAGCTAATTATTGACTTCAGACATAAATGCAAGACATCAAAACATGGAATTAAGAGATGCCTAAATACATCACCCTTGAAGGATGTAACAAATAACATTAGTTTTTTAAGTCCAATGATGTCAGACAGTGGAATTTTCATGTCaccaatattaatgaacaatTCAATATCTACATCAATACCAATTTTGCCAATGACACCAGTACCGTCTCCATCAATAGATTCAGTTGTGAAATCAGAGTGTTTCGCTAAACCTAAACAAGTGAAAAGATCATTGTTAAATGATAGTGGGTTTACCGACAATTCAACAGAACATAGCTACAGCAAGCCTCTAAAGAATGATGTCAAG GCTCAAAAAACATCAACACCTTTAGTAAAGCAATCAGTGAAAACCTGTCCAAAAGCCAAGCCTGTTTTGTCTCAGTCTGAAAAGAACAATATTCTCCACTTGTTGAATTCAGGAGGTTATGTCAGTCATATAGCAGATGTACTTCTAAAAAACCAGCATTTTGTTGATTATTCCATCCAGCATCATGCAAAGGAAAGCTCAGATACATTGAAATCCATGAACAATCATAAGCATGGATTTATTAGTCAACTAATGAAGAAATCATATAGTGACATGTCAGCATTTTCTTGGGATAATATTTGTGAAGAATTTAAAGACAAACTGCCAGTATTGTCAAAAATGATTGAATTGACACTAAATATACATCAAAAGAAAGTTGTGCCTCGCATGGGAATGGTATATGCAATTCTTGCACAGACACATCACCAGAAGTTGAGTTTGGTTCAACGTATGACATCACTGTGTTTGCTTGACAACATTGCTGATCAAAAG ATCTATGACCGTCTTCATCCCCTTGGCTTGTGCATGAGCTACGAACAGTCCCATAATTTACTGCAAGAAATCGGACAAACCTACACAAACCAGATGTCAGCAGCTATGAAAGAAGGAAAACGTTTATGTTTAGTTGGTGACAATGTGAATTATGCAGTTGGCATTCGAGAGCAAAGAAAGGAAAACTGTGGAAAAACCAAGTTATTACACCACGCCTTTGCTAGTGTAGCTCTGTTGAATGATAGCAAATTTGATCATCTCTCCAAAATAAAACCACAACGTCCATGGACTGATCTTAAACTTGATGATTTCATAGTAAATGAAGAAGAGTACAAAAACATCCGACTAGACTATACAAAACATATTGTGAAAGCAGCCATTAAACATGTTCCATTCTTCAAAATCCTTGATGATGTGTTTGATGAGTCCAGCAAAATTAATGAAGAACAGTATAGAAAAACTTTAGTAATTCCTTTAGAAACTGTGCTGAAAAATGAGCAATATTATGCCGATGTTGTGGACATCATGGAACAACATGAAAATATAATTGAGAAAACTTTCCAAGATGCTGGAGTTACACTTACAGATAAAACTAAAATCCATACAGGAGGTGACCAATTAACGAGAGAGAGATATTCAGGCGCTAAAGTTTTAAGGGCAGCAGAAGCAAATGTTAAGCATCGTTTTGGACATTTAGGACCAATCACTTTTGAAATGTTCCATCTTGTGATGAACTTTCTGCAGGTTTTCTTTGATTTGCTTTATAAAGACAAAAGTGCAGGTGACATCGGAACTCTGAAATGTGAGATAAATCGGATAATGAGAACTCAAGTAAACTCTGATGTAAAGAATGCATATGATGCAGACAAAGACTTTGCGCTATCCTTCATCGAAGCGTACATTGTGGAACTTGTGACAGAGTTTTTTGGATTAGATGACCACCTTTCACAGCCAACAAAGAATATTCCACCAGAATTCACTACCAAAGAAGAAAAGAAACAATGGACTGTAGACACTTTTGGAAAGATGGTTGATGAATTTGTATGGCCCAAGCATAAACCAAAAAATCCAGTTGTTGACAAATCTGTTG tggTGGATGGTCAATTCATGAATTTGAAAGTGCGGCTTGCAAATGGAAAAGAAGTTCAAATAAGTCCACGACTGCCAGAAAAGAACAAAGAAACACCACCTGAAACAGATAAAGTGATGAACTATGGTCAGATGGTTCTGGAACTGGGATTGCTATTCAAAGAATTACTTGATGTTTGCAAGTCCCCTGACCAGAAGAAATTGTTGCGATTGTTGAAGCACAGCATGACTGTTTTCAAAGCAAAATCAAACAATAGCAAGTATGCTTTTGAAATACACAGGTTTTTGATACAACAAATCAGTACATTGTCGGAGAAAGAAGCTGCAGAAGTTGTACAAGGCATGTTTGTAAATACAACTGGCAAACCTGATGGACATATACCGGCAGATCTGCAGATGGAATATGTTGTTAAAACCATCAAAAAACATATTAAACATATGTATTCCAATAAATCCGAACAAAATATAGCAAACCATACAAAAGCTTTGTCAGGTGTAAGAGATATTGCCGAACATTTTGACAGTATTTCTGGTGTAATTGTTAGAAGCAAGAAGCATAAACATAAAGATGCTGCAGGTGATGAGCTGATGATGATTGGTGATCTGAGGAAATTGAGACCATTTAAATTTGAAGCCGGAAGATACCATTCAGCATTCCCGGATATAAATAAATCTGCTGTTGATAACTTGCCAAGAACTGATTACCATACTTGGATCACTACGCGTATCGTTACAAATGCAAATGATCTTGGTGACTAA
- the LOC139529694 gene encoding probable ATP-dependent DNA helicase RecS, which produces MFIEKLQQIIRIMHALFTINSCRNTEYRFLKPKQVDCLLHLKESDVIACLKTSYGKSLIFESLAHLHLRSSVLIINPLNSIITEQLDRYGSMAICVSPELLQRLQKHSCSMSLDCDLCKFVSAKFKFVIGHPEHFLNKVIIDIFSNAAWQETSTAIVIDEAHCVEKWGADFRKDYKKLSMLRSTFPNAKVLALTGTATKQTCEAIKKTLHLKNLKIVSTAIVRDNIKLTCKKRPVQNSIDSHESVLMPIIKELKEKQDRFPKTVIYSKLKWCAAGYQLAMLPENDGTPVDETMKTFVSQYHAPSTEQLKQHVVQQMSSDSLRLLFATEAYSMGTDAPDIRRIIHFGVPNSLETYMQEVGRAGRNGTDSSAIMYFNNYDIGNNMPLEPKMKDFIMTSECRWKFLSDFFGVHFDRTVLHHNCCDNCELACICELCKEPLHSDDSNDYEAKKPKKPRLAMNKKKILKTMLQQYFDAENEATGFPINIPKTGLSSDLLNSVINSVHEIKTKEQVLSINQHLSISFAENIALIVNHVQNMNS; this is translated from the exons ATGTTTATAGAGAAGTTACAACAAATTATCCGCATAATGCATGCATTATTTACAATCAACAGTTGCAGAAATACTGAATACAGATTCCTGAAACCTAAGCAAGTAGATTGTTTGTTACATTTGAAAGAATCCGATGTGATTGCTTGTTTGAAAACCAGTTATGGCAAATCCTTGATATTTGAATCATTGGCTCACCTGCATCTACGATCATCAGTTTTAATTATAAACCCTTTAAACTCAATCATCACAGAACAATTAGATAGATATGGCAGTATGGCCATTTGTGTCTCGCCGGAATTGTTGCAGCGTCTCCAAAAACATTCTTGTTCTATGTCTTTAGACTGTGATTTGTGCAAATTCGTTAGTGctaaatttaaatttgtgattggACATCCAGAACATTTCCTGAATAAagttattattgacatttttagtaaTGCAGCATGGCAGGAAACGTCCACCGCTATTGTTATAGATGAGGCTCATTGTGTAGAGAAATGGGGAGCAGACTTTCGCAAAGATTATAAAAAACTCTCAATGCTGCGATCAACATTCCCAAATGCAAAGGTGCTAGCTTTAACTGGGACAGCCACAAAACAGACTTGTGAGGCAATTAAGAAAACCCTACATCTCAAAAACCTGAAAATTGTAAGCACTGCAATTGTACGTGACAATATTAAGCTAACCTGCAAGAAAAGACCAGTACAGAATTCGATAGACTCTCATGAATCTGTTCTCATGCCTATTATCAAAGAGTTGAAAGAAAAACAAGACCGTTTTCCAAAGACAGTCATATATTCCAAGCTGAAATGGTGTGCAGCAGGATACCAGTTAGCAATGCTTCCTGAAAATGATGGCACACCTGTTGATGAAACAATGAAGACATTTGTCAGTCAGTACCATGCTCCATCAACAGAACAG TTGAAGCAACATGTTGTCCAGCAGATGTCAAGTGACTCTCTTAGACTTTTGTTTGCTACAGAAGCATATAGCATGGGAACTGATGCACCAGATATAAGGAGAATAATTCATTTTGGTGTACCTAATTCATTGGAAA CCTATATGCAAGAGGTTGGAAGAGCGGGACGTAATGGTACAGATTCTTCTGCTATTATGTACTTCAACAATTATGATATTGGTAACAATATGCCATTGGAACCAAAAATGAAAGATTTTATAATGACTTCTGAGTGTAGGTGGAAATTTCTTAGTGATTTCTTTGGTGTACATTTTGACAGAACAGTTCTTCATCATAACTGTTGTGATAATTGTGAACTAGCATGTATTTGTGAGTTATGCAAAGAACCACTGCATTCAGACGACTCAAATGACTATGAGGCCAAAAAACCAAAGAAGCCAAGGCTGGCTATGAATAAGAAGAAGATATTAAAAACAATGCTCCAGCAGTACTTTGATGCAGAAAATGAAGCTACAGGTTTCCCAATAAACATACCAAAGACTGGACTCTCATCTGATTTATTGAACAGTGTTATCAACAGCGTCCATGAAATTAAAACTAAAGAACAAGTCTTAAGTATAAACCAACATTTAAGCATCAGCTTTGCAGAAAATATTGCTCTGATAGTGAACCATGTTCAGAATATGAATAGTTAG